The following nucleotide sequence is from Kiritimatiella glycovorans.
GATATCGACGGCGCCCTCGGCTCCGCCACAGGAAGGCACGGGGTGCAGTCTGCAATGCGGATGACAATCCAGACCGAGGGAGGCATAATTGGGCACGGCGCTGCCGGGCAGCAGGACCTCGTTATCGACCCCCTGTCCCGCCAGATAGCGCACGGTCTCCAGCGTGCATCGATCGCCGCCGGACATGCCTGAGGTATAGGCCAGATCAAAGTGGATCAACCTCATACATGACCCCCTTGGACCTCAGCACGTATCATCATCGCTGAACGGCCTTGAGGCATCAGGGTTTCGCCCCTGCCCGGCCCAGCAGAATGCCGAATGTTCGCGCCCCCTTGAATTCCGCCGGACCCCGCCCCTGGTTCCACCAGCCGCGTACGCTGAATCCCGCCGACTCGCAGAGATCCTTCAGTGCCGGCGGGGAAAACGCGCGGATATGGCCGGCCGGAACGAACGGCGCCACCTTCTTCTTCAGAAAACCCGGACGAAGACCGTACGTGATCGATTCGTCGCCGACCTCGGGCCCGAGGGGCTGGCCTCCGCACAGCATCATGATCCGGTTCAGCCAGGAGGTCAGATTGGGGGTGCTGATCACGACGAGCGCTTCGTCCGCGGCGATTCGATAAAGCTCGCGCACCAGGTGTTCGGTATGAAAAACGTGCTCGATGACGTGATTGCAGAAAACGAGGTCAAAGCTCCGATCGGGTGCCGGAACGGGGTCTTTATTCAAATCACATACGTGGAAGGTGAAGGGTTTTCCCCGGTACGCGAAATCCGCGTCGACGGGGACCACATCCGTCCCGCAGACCGTCTCGACCGCCAGCTCTCTGCGTTCCAATTCCGCAACCAGGTCACGCAGGAAAACCCCGCGACCGCAGCCGGCATCCATGATCCGGATCGGGCTGTCCCCCCGCACGCGGAGCCAGTTCCGCATGGCGCGGCCGCGGAAGAGGGCATCCAGCCTGTAGGTGCCCTTCGCATACTCCGATTCGTCGCAGAACTTTTGTCTGTAGAAATCTGCATCCATGAATCACCCGGAGCGATTTTTCCGATTCCGAGAATCCAGCCACCCGCCGGCGCCCCCCAGCAGGATGGCCGCCGCGAGGCTGACGAACACGGCTCCCGAAGCCAGGCCTCTGAACGCCGGGCGCGGGGCGAACCGGAATTCCACCTCATGCCGGCCCTCGGGGAGCAGAACGCCGCGCATCAGGTAGTTGGCGCGGACAGCCCCTGCTCTCACCCCGTCAATATGCACCCGCCAGTCGGGGCTGTATCGCGCATTATGCAGCAACAGTGAGGGCCGGTCTGCGTCCACCCTTACCCGGGCGTATCCTCTCCGGGATTCGATCACCCTGCCCGCCCGCGGTTCCGCGGTGCCGTTTACGGCACCGGCCGAGGTCAGCGGCGTTTCCGTCAGCACCGTCCGGGCGGGATGCCGGGCCTCATCGGCAAGGCGGCTCAGCACCTCCTCGGGTCCCGGCTGCACCCTTACGTTTTCAAATACCGCAAAGCGCGGCAGCGCGCCCTGCACCCGGTATACGTAATGACCGCGGCCTCCGAGATCTTCACCCTCCGCCACCTTTTCCAGCGCCGGATTTTCATTCAGCAGCGGTTCCAGACGCACCGGTTGCCGGGAGAGGCCGTAGAGGTATCCGTCCGTCACCACGTACTTTACATTGCACAACTGCCAGAACCGGATATTGCGCTCGAGCAGTTCGCGGAACATCTCACGGCCCCCTTTTTGCGGAGCGCCAGGGAGGACCGCGCGGAAAAAGGAGCGATACTCGGCAGCCACACGTGACTGCGGGGTATTCTCCATCGTTTCAATCCCGTAATAAGGGAAATGATAGGTAACGTAGCGGCCTCGATAGGGCGTCAGGGGAAGCGGAATGGCCTGACCGCCGTGAAACACCTTCAGCGAAGCCGCGACGCGGAACGGCGCCTGTTCTTCCTTCTGCGTATTCAAAAAGCGCAGCACCGTACCCTGCGCATAGAAGTCGTCGGGCTTGAACAGTGCCCGCCGCAGGTAAAACCCGTCCACGGCAAACAGCTCGATCACCAGCACCACTCCGATCAGGGCGACCCCCGCGGACCGAGCCCATTTCCTATCGCGAAAGCGGATCGTCATCCAGACCGCCCCCAGCACCAGGACCGCCCACACGACCATGCGTAACAGCGACGCGGTTCGGGCCTTCGCCGCGGCCGCCCCCGCCTCCGCGGACCCTAGCTGCGCGCCGAACCCCTGCGCGAGGTCGGGCTGGAAGGCATAGGTGCCGAGCAGCCCTACGAAACCCGCGACCGCAATTGCGACGAGACCATTGCGCAGAAGAGCGAGAAACCGCGTACGGTCCCGGCGAAAGGCCTCGCTAAAGTACTGAACACCGAACCCCGCCAGGAGCGACAGCGAAAAGGTCGCCACACTCATGAATTTGACCGGGGCGCGAAAGCGGTCCATGAGGGGCAGCTGAAACCAGAGCTGAAACAGCGGGCGACCCGGCCAGAAGCGTCCGCACGCGAGCAGCAGTGCAAGCAGGGACAGCACGGCGAAGAAGCGCACCCTCGAATCCCGCCTCACGCCTGTGAGGATCGCCACGGCCGCCCAGAAGCAGACCGTGAATCCCGCGGCGTCGCTGTTGTGCGAGACCGGCTTGGTTCCGTGATAGGGGCGCGCGGGATCGCCGCTGAGTTCCCCGTGGTAGCCGGGGACGAACAGATCAATCCACTCCGCCGGATGGTGGGACCAGCTCGTCGAGAACTGCCACTTCGCCTCCTCCGTCCGAGTTCCGGCGGTCGTGACGCCGCCGGCCATATTCTTTCCGCCCGCCTGACGCTGCAGCTCGAAAGAGAACACCGAAAGCATCACACCGGCGGCCAGTCCCGCACGCAGCCAGAAACCCGCCCCGAAAGCCGCCCGCAACCGCGACGGGAAGTTTATTCCGTCGGGGCAGTCGCTCCACGCCCGGAAGAGCAGGTAGGCCGCCGCCGCGAAGGAGAAATAGAGACCCCGCTGCGGGTCTTCGTTCATCAGCATCCCCCAGGCACAGCCGCCGGCCAGCGCCGAGGCCGCGCGGTCCAGTACCCCCCGCCCCCGCTCCGTCCAGCGTGTGATGAAGTAGAACAGCGCGGCAATGAAGGCGGGGGCGCTCAGCACCGTGAGGTGAACCGGGTAGATCAGCGTGACGAAATGCGGCGTGAACCCGAAGGCCGCGGCCCCGATGACCGCGGGGCCGCGTTCGAGCCGGTATTCGCGGAGCAGCAGATACGTGAAGAGCATGGCCGTCGCCCAGGAGGCGATGCACAGCCCGTACAGCATCCCCCCCGGATCGAGCAGCCGGGACGCGAGGGTCCACGTCTGGACGCCGAACACCCCCGATCCGCCGAGCCAGTAGGGCGTCCACCAGCCCTCGAACCCGTCATCGATCCATCCGTCGCGTACGCTCCGGATGGAGAAATTTCCGTCGACCCCGAGTACGGGGCGGAATTCCGGAACCAGGGCGGGGAGAAAGAAGACCGACGCGAGCAAGAGAAAAAGCAACGACACCAGCAGGGTTTCACGTGACAGGTTTCGCATCATGGCTCCTTTCTACACACCTTCTGCAGCAGCGACAACCATTTGTCGGCCGAGCGGTCCCAGGAGAATTCCGCCGCCCACGCCAGGGAAGATTCGGACCAAGCCGCGCGGCGGTCCGGATCATCCAACAGCCCCCGTATCTTATCCGCCAGCACGTCCGCCGCCCCGTAGGGAAACACGTCCCCGTTCACCCCGGGCCGGATGGAATCGCGGATGCCGGGGACGTCCGACCCGAGCACCGGGGTTCCGCAGGCATTCGCCTCGAGGTTCGTGATACTCCATCCCTCCATCATACTGGGGTTGACCGCGATCCACGCCCGCTGAAGAAACCGGCGTTTATCCTCCTCGCTCACCCGGCCCTCGAACCGGACGCGGTCGCTGATCCCGTACTCGCGGCAGATCCCCCGCAGGCGGGGTTCGTCATCGCCGTGACCGATCAGTCTGAAGAGCACCTCAGGGGCATGCAGTAGGCGGACCGCGTCGAGCAGCACGTCCACGGACTTATAGCGTTTGAGCCGTCCGAGGTAGACGATCTCCGGCCGCTGCGCCTTATCTCCGGGCGTCAGGTCGCCGGAAAAGGCGTTATAGATCACCTCTACCGCCGTCTGCGCGCCGAACAACCCGCGTATCATTTCAGCGGAACTCGGCGACACCGTAACGATCGGGCGGCCGCGATATACCTTGGGCATGACACGGCTTTCGAGAAATCTTCCCAGCAGGGCAAGCGGGGGCGTCAGTTCACGCCGCCAGACCTCGGTGTGGACGTGGTGAACGAGCAGGACTACGGGGCATGAGACGTACAGGGGGGAGAAGAATGGGAT
It contains:
- a CDS encoding class I SAM-dependent methyltransferase, translating into MDADFYRQKFCDESEYAKGTYRLDALFRGRAMRNWLRVRGDSPIRIMDAGCGRGVFLRDLVAELERRELAVETVCGTDVVPVDADFAYRGKPFTFHVCDLNKDPVPAPDRSFDLVFCNHVIEHVFHTEHLVRELYRIAADEALVVISTPNLTSWLNRIMMLCGGQPLGPEVGDESITYGLRPGFLKKKVAPFVPAGHIRAFSPPALKDLCESAGFSVRGWWNQGRGPAEFKGARTFGILLGRAGAKP
- a CDS encoding YfhO family protein, which gives rise to MMRNLSRETLLVSLLFLLLASVFFLPALVPEFRPVLGVDGNFSIRSVRDGWIDDGFEGWWTPYWLGGSGVFGVQTWTLASRLLDPGGMLYGLCIASWATAMLFTYLLLREYRLERGPAVIGAAAFGFTPHFVTLIYPVHLTVLSAPAFIAALFYFITRWTERGRGVLDRAASALAGGCAWGMLMNEDPQRGLYFSFAAAAYLLFRAWSDCPDGINFPSRLRAAFGAGFWLRAGLAAGVMLSVFSFELQRQAGGKNMAGGVTTAGTRTEEAKWQFSTSWSHHPAEWIDLFVPGYHGELSGDPARPYHGTKPVSHNSDAAGFTVCFWAAVAILTGVRRDSRVRFFAVLSLLALLLACGRFWPGRPLFQLWFQLPLMDRFRAPVKFMSVATFSLSLLAGFGVQYFSEAFRRDRTRFLALLRNGLVAIAVAGFVGLLGTYAFQPDLAQGFGAQLGSAEAGAAAAKARTASLLRMVVWAVLVLGAVWMTIRFRDRKWARSAGVALIGVVLVIELFAVDGFYLRRALFKPDDFYAQGTVLRFLNTQKEEQAPFRVAASLKVFHGGQAIPLPLTPYRGRYVTYHFPYYGIETMENTPQSRVAAEYRSFFRAVLPGAPQKGGREMFRELLERNIRFWQLCNVKYVVTDGYLYGLSRQPVRLEPLLNENPALEKVAEGEDLGGRGHYVYRVQGALPRFAVFENVRVQPGPEEVLSRLADEARHPARTVLTETPLTSAGAVNGTAEPRAGRVIESRRGYARVRVDADRPSLLLHNARYSPDWRVHIDGVRAGAVRANYLMRGVLLPEGRHEVEFRFAPRPAFRGLASGAVFVSLAAAILLGGAGGWLDSRNRKNRSG
- a CDS encoding glycosyltransferase family 4 protein, producing the protein MKIAVLNWRCFRHPQAGGSEVYLHEQAKRWAAQGHSVDWLAARVRGAPAEEVHDGISFRRVGGKYTIYMKAQAALRRLRPRPEVVIDVENGIPFFSPLYVSCPVVLLVHHVHTEVWRRELTPPLALLGRFLESRVMPKVYRGRPIVTVSPSSAEMIRGLFGAQTAVEVIYNAFSGDLTPGDKAQRPEIVYLGRLKRYKSVDVLLDAVRLLHAPEVLFRLIGHGDDEPRLRGICREYGISDRVRFEGRVSEEDKRRFLQRAWIAVNPSMMEGWSITNLEANACGTPVLGSDVPGIRDSIRPGVNGDVFPYGAADVLADKIRGLLDDPDRRAAWSESSLAWAAEFSWDRSADKWLSLLQKVCRKEP